A single window of Corallincola holothuriorum DNA harbors:
- a CDS encoding response regulator, which produces MIEGKKILLVEDDIALATWIVESLIENQLCVEHVARGDLVLSALSSFQPDLVILDVMLPGINGIEVCHQIRQTSAVPILFLTARADEFDEVLGLEAGADDYVIKPVRPRALLARLSALLKRVQPPAIDTTNLVYGALELDQCAKRVIYCGNEISLSTNLFDFLWFLARHAGEVVDRDRVFQNLKGREYDGMDRRFDVMLSTLRKLFNDDSQQPKKLKTVWGKGYLFVADAWQVESFPDEV; this is translated from the coding sequence GTGATTGAGGGGAAAAAGATCTTGCTGGTGGAGGATGACATCGCCTTGGCCACTTGGATTGTTGAATCACTGATTGAAAATCAGTTGTGTGTTGAGCATGTAGCGCGTGGAGATCTTGTGCTTTCGGCGTTGTCGTCATTTCAGCCCGATTTAGTGATCCTTGATGTGATGTTGCCGGGAATAAATGGTATTGAGGTTTGTCATCAGATACGCCAGACATCGGCGGTACCTATCCTGTTTCTTACTGCACGTGCTGATGAGTTTGATGAGGTGTTGGGGCTTGAGGCCGGCGCCGATGACTATGTGATAAAACCGGTACGGCCGCGGGCTTTGCTAGCAAGGCTCTCAGCCTTGCTAAAAAGAGTTCAGCCACCAGCCATTGATACGACCAACTTGGTATATGGCGCGTTGGAATTGGATCAGTGCGCGAAACGTGTAATTTACTGTGGCAATGAGATTTCGCTTTCTACCAATTTGTTTGATTTTCTTTGGTTTCTTGCTCGTCATGCGGGAGAGGTTGTTGATCGTGATCGTGTATTTCAAAACCTAAAGGGGCGGGAGTACGATGGTATGGATCGCCGCTTTGACGTCATGCTGTCGACGCTACGCAAGCTGTTTAATGATGATTCACAGCAGCCGAAAAAACTTAAGACAGTCTGGGGAAAGGGCTACTTGTTTGTTGCTGACGCCTGGCAAGTAGAATCATTCCCAGATGAAGTATAA
- a CDS encoding DUF3019 domain-containing protein: protein MHGCCQCLPRFFWLLGCLLSCAVFADQPPPLTSAPRPIITSSQWLIATPDKCVVAKQGDPCKASVELRWQLAIPGDVCLYLVGNENPIQCWRNRQAEVYQLEVNSPQKLDFKLTRIVDGQLLAEGSIEVVWLHQPTAQKYHWRVF from the coding sequence ATGCATGGTTGCTGTCAGTGTCTGCCCCGGTTTTTTTGGTTGTTGGGCTGCTTGTTATCCTGCGCTGTGTTTGCTGATCAACCGCCACCGCTGACTTCCGCACCTCGCCCGATTATCACTAGTTCACAATGGCTTATCGCCACGCCAGACAAATGTGTGGTAGCGAAACAAGGCGATCCTTGCAAGGCCAGTGTGGAGCTGCGTTGGCAGTTGGCTATACCGGGAGATGTCTGCCTCTATCTTGTTGGTAATGAAAACCCTATTCAATGTTGGCGTAACCGTCAGGCTGAGGTTTATCAGCTTGAGGTGAATTCACCGCAAAAGCTCGATTTCAAATTGACCCGCATCGTCGACGGTCAGTTATTGGCGGAAGGCTCAATAGAGGTTGTGTGGCTACACCAGCCAACAGCTCAGAAATATCATTGGCGTGTTTTTTAG